One segment of Leptolyngbyaceae cyanobacterium DNA contains the following:
- a CDS encoding FkbM family methyltransferase gives MFFKSKIRQYFARRLKIPEIPFALERLYNIGFKPNLIFDVGAYKGDFAKSCLDIWPNSKVACFEALEHKVLELKHLASLNPTIEVFPILLGAQTREQVPLNESETASSVLVESIPQNFPVKFYPMRTIDQIVQEYFSDRPPDFLKLDVQGYELEVLKGAEKSLAKMQLILAEINLIDIHQNVPLLADIIQWLNDRDWVAYDICELHRRPLDQALWQADFIFIPRNSPLRTDKRWSA, from the coding sequence ATGTTTTTTAAGTCTAAAATACGCCAATACTTTGCTCGCAGATTAAAAATACCAGAGATACCATTTGCACTTGAAAGACTTTATAATATTGGATTTAAACCAAATTTAATTTTCGATGTAGGAGCTTATAAAGGCGATTTTGCCAAATCTTGTCTTGATATATGGCCTAACTCTAAAGTTGCTTGTTTTGAAGCACTAGAGCATAAAGTATTAGAGCTTAAGCATTTAGCTTCTCTTAACCCAACAATAGAAGTATTCCCTATATTATTAGGTGCACAGACACGCGAACAAGTGCCACTTAATGAATCCGAAACTGCTTCCTCTGTATTGGTTGAATCGATTCCTCAAAACTTCCCAGTTAAATTTTATCCGATGCGAACTATCGATCAAATTGTCCAAGAGTATTTTAGCGATCGTCCTCCTGACTTTTTGAAGCTCGATGTTCAAGGCTATGAATTAGAAGTACTTAAAGGTGCTGAAAAATCATTAGCCAAAATGCAGTTAATTTTAGCAGAAATTAATTTAATAGATATTCATCAAAACGTACCTTTGCTTGCAGATATAATTCAATGGTTGAACGATCGTGATTGGGTTGCATATGACATTTGTGAATTACATCGCCGCCCTTTAGATCAAGCACTTTGGCAAGCAGATTTTATATTTATACCCCGTAATAGTCCGCTGCGAACAGATAAGCGTTGGAGTGCTTAA
- a CDS encoding glycosyltransferase — MRILITADPELPVPPPLYGGVQRLVDSLVTGMQDRGHIVGLVAHPESTSPAEQFFPFPGIQSQQKLDTLQNIVTLCQAIQKFQPDLVHSFSRLIYLLPFLASPLPKVMSYGRKPSPIPVRWGAKLAGNSLVFAACSQHICRQGESVGGIWQTIYNWIDVDKYTFQPTVDSDAPLVFLSRVERIKGAHTAIAAARQTKRRLLIAGNHSTTGEERRYWQEEILPHLGQDGIEYIGPVNDEQKNALLGKAAAMIVPIQWEEPFGMVFAEALACGTPVISCPMGALPEIVRHGIDGYLINNIEEACTAIQNLSQIDRKNCHQRAETCFSATKIIDKYEELYNLMIANLV; from the coding sequence ATGCGTATTCTTATCACAGCCGATCCTGAACTACCAGTACCGCCTCCCCTCTATGGAGGCGTTCAAAGGTTAGTTGATTCATTAGTGACTGGAATGCAAGATCGGGGTCATATAGTAGGATTGGTTGCTCATCCTGAATCAACTTCTCCTGCGGAGCAATTTTTCCCTTTTCCAGGTATTCAGTCTCAACAAAAATTAGATACCTTACAAAATATTGTTACTCTTTGCCAGGCTATTCAAAAGTTTCAACCTGACTTAGTGCATAGTTTTTCGCGTCTGATTTACTTATTGCCATTTCTTGCTTCGCCGCTACCAAAAGTGATGTCTTATGGACGAAAACCCTCTCCTATTCCAGTTCGTTGGGGAGCAAAACTAGCGGGCAATTCTCTTGTATTTGCTGCTTGCAGCCAACATATTTGTCGTCAAGGTGAATCAGTAGGAGGTATTTGGCAGACTATTTACAATTGGATTGATGTTGATAAATATACGTTTCAACCCACGGTCGATTCTGACGCTCCTTTAGTTTTTCTTAGTCGAGTGGAAAGAATCAAAGGAGCCCATACTGCGATCGCAGCTGCTCGCCAAACCAAACGTCGCCTTTTAATTGCTGGCAATCACAGTACAACAGGCGAAGAAAGACGTTATTGGCAAGAAGAAATCCTGCCTCATTTAGGACAAGATGGAATTGAGTACATCGGTCCTGTTAACGACGAACAAAAAAATGCTTTACTTGGCAAAGCAGCGGCGATGATTGTACCAATTCAGTGGGAAGAACCATTTGGAATGGTATTTGCAGAAGCACTAGCCTGTGGCACACCTGTAATTTCCTGTCCGATGGGAGCTTTACCAGAAATTGTGCGTCATGGCATTGATGGCTATCTAATTAACAATATTGAAGAAGCTTGCACCGCCATCCAAAACTTATCTCAAATAGACCGAAAAAACTGCCATCAACGCGCTGAAACTTGTTTTTCTGCCACAAAAATCATAGATAAGTACGAAGAACTTTACAACTTAATGATTGCTAATCTCGTCTAA
- a CDS encoding glycosyltransferase, translating into MAKILILIGAHICTAPRPQKEAETLANAGHDVTVRGLWFDPELVKRDRILMTNKKWRFEPIIDFQPPNRWPNWVVRLQARIAKTGFKRFGVFLPELLGYGARSMLRVAHKTRADLTIVHSEAGLWVGNQLLNEGFRVGVDFEDWFSEDLLPEVRTNRPTAKLKALESRLARDCNYCLTTSDAMAEGLAKAYQVIKPRVIYNVFPWSERQHIDRQKRDRRNLNLPSLHWFSHTIGIGRGLETLFQALPYLKIPIEIHLRGNYPESSRQWLKPLIPNQWRDRVFIHSTVPNAELLSRIAEHDIGLALEVSDILSRNLTITNKIFQYLQAGLAVIATDTKGQQEVFSKLPDIGRLIPSNDPEALAEALQDLLCNPQKLTAAKAAALQLCQQKFCWETQENNLLYAVDMALNNNLLGS; encoded by the coding sequence ATGGCAAAAATTCTTATTCTAATTGGCGCACATATTTGCACTGCCCCGCGTCCTCAAAAAGAAGCCGAAACTTTGGCTAATGCCGGTCACGATGTAACCGTGCGCGGGTTGTGGTTTGACCCGGAATTGGTAAAACGCGATCGCATCCTGATGACTAATAAAAAATGGCGCTTTGAACCCATCATTGATTTTCAACCGCCGAATAGATGGCCAAATTGGGTAGTTCGACTGCAAGCGCGGATTGCTAAGACAGGGTTTAAACGATTTGGTGTTTTTTTACCAGAATTATTAGGCTACGGAGCAAGGAGTATGCTGCGTGTAGCGCATAAAACTCGTGCCGATCTAACTATTGTTCATTCTGAAGCAGGGCTGTGGGTAGGGAATCAACTATTAAATGAAGGCTTTCGCGTAGGCGTAGATTTTGAAGATTGGTTCTCTGAAGATTTGCTACCAGAGGTTCGTACTAATCGACCAACAGCTAAACTGAAAGCTTTGGAAAGTCGCCTTGCTCGTGATTGTAACTACTGCCTCACAACTTCTGATGCAATGGCTGAAGGATTAGCGAAGGCTTATCAAGTAATCAAACCAAGGGTAATTTACAATGTATTTCCTTGGAGTGAACGGCAGCACATAGATCGCCAAAAGCGCGATCGCCGGAATCTCAATTTACCATCTTTACATTGGTTTTCCCATACGATAGGAATCGGACGTGGACTAGAAACACTTTTTCAGGCTCTCCCTTATCTTAAAATACCAATAGAAATTCACTTGCGAGGAAACTATCCTGAAAGTTCGCGCCAATGGTTAAAACCTTTGATTCCAAATCAGTGGCGCGATCGCGTTTTTATTCATTCCACTGTTCCAAATGCTGAATTATTATCCCGGATCGCCGAACATGATATTGGTTTAGCATTAGAGGTGAGTGATATTCTCAGTCGTAATCTAACTATAACCAATAAAATTTTTCAATACCTGCAAGCGGGGTTAGCAGTAATTGCTACTGATACAAAAGGACAGCAAGAAGTTTTTTCTAAATTACCAGACATTGGTAGATTAATCCCCAGTAACGATCCGGAAGCACTAGCGGAAGCTCTGCAAGACTTGCTATGCAATCCTCAAAAATTGACCGCCGCCAAAGCTGCCGCATTACAATTATGCCAACAAAAATTTTGCTGGGAAACCCAGGAAAATAATCTTTTATATGCAGTAGATATGGCACTAAATAATAATCTATTGGGGAGTTAA